The following is a genomic window from Oceanispirochaeta sp. M1.
ATTCAATATGGTGGAAGGCACATCTCAGGGAGTGCAGGCTGCTGCCATCTTCAATATGGCCGATGAAACGATGCAGGGTATCCAGGGTGCCGGTATCTTCAATATGACCGATGGTGCCATGCAGGGTATACAGGGTGCAGGGATCTTCAATATGGCCGGCATGCCCTCAGCAGGGATTCAGGGAGCAGGGATTTTCAACATGGCCGAAGAGATCCATGGGATACAGGGTGCAGGGATCTTCAACTACGCCTCCTATATGAAGGGAGTACAGGCCTCGCTGGTCAATGTGGCAGGATCAATGTATGGACTGCAGATCGGTCTGATCAACATCTCCAGAGAGATCCATGGTATGCCCATCGGTCTGATCAATATTTCACGGAACGGCGTAGTAGATGTGGGTACCTGGTATGAATACAGTGATGCCTACCGACTCTACTTAAGCTTTCAATCGGGAACCAATTTCCTGTTTACACTGTTCTACTGGGGTAATTCGGTGGATGGATTCTTTAAGAAGCCCGATAATATGGCCTGGGGTATGCACATAGGAAGCCGGATTCCACTGGGATTCCTTGAGTTTGATATAGATGCAGGTCTTAAACAGAGCTATAAAGACACACAAAGGTATGATACTGGTGATTTTACAGCAGTTCCTTCTACAAGAGCGATTGTAGCAATTAAAAGGATTGGAATTTACTGGGGTGTCACAATGGACTTCAGTTACCCGGGACATAACGATTCATCCCTCTACAGTGGAAAGTCCTTTGATATAGGCTCCAGTGGAGATTCAAAGGGATACTATAAATACGTATTCGGAATCAGAATCTGAGTCTCTAACTCAATAGAATTGCCCGGTTTAAAAAAGCCGGGTATTTTTTTTGACAGCTGATGCTATAATGTGCCAATACAATATTATTGGAGAATCTTTCCATCAGAAAAACAAGCCCCTTCTACTCTATTCTTCTCTGCCTCATTTTTCTCAGCAACCCTCTGCAGGCTCTGAACACACAGCTTGGTATTCGCGGTTTTTTGAGTGGAGGATATCCTTCGGGCAAGGGACTCTGGGACTGGACAGATACTCATTCCACGGGGACCCTGGAATGGGGTATCGGCGGAGGGGGAGGACTGGTTTCCCGCTTACAGCTCAATGACCGATTTTACCTTGAAGGCGGAATAAATTATGTCTATATCAGAGCAGGTCAGACTCTGGATGTCACAAGCTATACCTTCACTCAGATGTCCATTGAGTTTCCTTTGATATTTAAATCAAGGCTCCCTTTTGAGAAGAGTGAATGGTATCTGGGAGCAGGACCCAATCTGATAATCCTCCCTTTTGAAGCATTGAGAAACAACAGGACTGCAACACCTGATAAATCCATAATGATGGCCCTTCAGGTCGGACTCGATTACAAGGTGATGGAAAAAGAAAAATCAGACATCCTTCTCTCCGCTAATTTCATTCACCCTGTAACCTCCCCTGCCTATGAATGGGAAGAGGAAAGCAGTGGCAGTGTCCGTATCAACAGACTTGAGCTCTGTGTGACCTGGCTCCTGAATATTGGAAGGCGGGAATTATGAGAAAAAGTTGTTCCCTTTTCATACTGACTTTAATAATGGGTCCTGCCCTCTTCGCGTCCCCCTTTCATATCGGAATTGAAGGGACTTTCGGAACTTCCATTGGAACTGGTAAGGGAAACTGGGACTGGACTGATCCGGCTCTGGGTATTCAGAGATCTGCTCCTCCAAATATGGGTGCTGCTTTAATGATTCTTTATGATCTCAGTCCGGTTTTCCAGCTGGAAACAGGAGCCGGTTATTACTGGAATAAGTGCACCGTGGCCAATGGGGATGAAGTATGGACATACAAACAGGAGAGCCTGGAATTCCCACTGGCTATCCGGCTTTTTTTCAATAGAGACAGCAGAGGTCTCTACGCCAAAGGCGGTACGGCGCTTATACTCCTGACTGGAAAATCTTCCTATAGAAATGAGAATAGTGGAGAAGATCAATTCATCTCAGATGTCCCTGAAAACAAGGCCCATGCAGGACTGCAGATCGGGATAGGTTACCAGAGAGAATTAAAAAAAATGCTGTGGGAACTGGAGGCAAAATATATAACATTTTACAGTTCTCCTGATTACAAGCGCAGTGACGGCAGCACCGCCGATACAAGATTCCATCGGATGGCACTAAACTTTGGACTCTTTTTTTAATAAGAATGCCGGATCAGGATTTCCGCCAGCGTGTACTCATCCTGCAGACTTCTTTTCCATCCTGAACTTTGACAAAAGAGTGCAAACCTTTTTCTCCATCCATAAATGATTTGATACAGATATCATCACCCAGGCGGGACTCCCCCGTAAAGGCAATATTCAGATCAATAAGTTCTGAATCCTTACTGTAAGCAGGGTCCAGGTAGGTCATCAGCCAGATAAGATAGCGAATATTATTCACATGCTGGTTATAATCAAGGTCGGAAGGACTGACCGGAAAAACTATTTCCTCCTGATTAAAACTCTCTGCTGCAGGAATACGACCCAACACAGGATCTTCAATGGCATGACGCTCAGCATCATAAGGCATGATACCACCCACAAAATCCATCTTGACCGGCCGTCTTGTTTTTATATCCAGTAGAGCCCAGACACTGCTGCCCCTTGCGAGAATATTTCCGGAATTGTCCTTCATAAGAAAATCTCTGAAGGCCTTGAATCCCTTTAGGGTCCGGGGCCAGGTCTCTATCTGAAGCTCTTCAGGCCAGGAAGGATAGGAATCAAACTTAACAGACATCCCCGAAAGAACCCAGGTCATCCCGTATTTATTGATAATTTCCGGAACTCCCATCCCATAGGGAATGCACTGACGTCCCGCAACTTCCTGAAAATAATCAAGAACCGCCGCAGGGCTGAGTTTTAAAGAGGTGTCACATTCACTGCTTCTGATTTTAAAGGATTGAGAATAGTACATGAAAAGCTCCGATTATGTGGATATTGATTCAGTAATATCACAGTCCTTTAGAAGAAACAAGAACGCATTATTTCAATTTGACTTCCTGGTAGTATTCCCTGTTTTAAGCAGACTGCCTGAGCCCTTTTGAGAAGTATTGCTGTTAAAAAAACTCTCTGCCGGAATCTCCAGAACAATACGGTTCCTCACATCCCCTTCCCTAACAAGAAAATGAACCCGGGCAATAAAATTCTCAGTAGCCCTATCCCAGTTATTCAGGTACAGCTGAGTGTAAACTGTCTCTCCCGGAGCTATAATAATGTCATTATAACTGAGGCTGAAGCTACCGTAGATATCAGGAAGGCCGTTTTCATTCAATTGGCTTCCCCCGA
Proteins encoded in this region:
- a CDS encoding outer membrane beta-barrel protein — translated: MRKSCSLFILTLIMGPALFASPFHIGIEGTFGTSIGTGKGNWDWTDPALGIQRSAPPNMGAALMILYDLSPVFQLETGAGYYWNKCTVANGDEVWTYKQESLEFPLAIRLFFNRDSRGLYAKGGTALILLTGKSSYRNENSGEDQFISDVPENKAHAGLQIGIGYQRELKKMLWELEAKYITFYSSPDYKRSDGSTADTRFHRMALNFGLFF
- a CDS encoding acyl-[acyl-carrier-protein] thioesterase produces the protein MYYSQSFKIRSSECDTSLKLSPAAVLDYFQEVAGRQCIPYGMGVPEIINKYGMTWVLSGMSVKFDSYPSWPEELQIETWPRTLKGFKAFRDFLMKDNSGNILARGSSVWALLDIKTRRPVKMDFVGGIMPYDAERHAIEDPVLGRIPAAESFNQEEIVFPVSPSDLDYNQHVNNIRYLIWLMTYLDPAYSKDSELIDLNIAFTGESRLGDDICIKSFMDGEKGLHSFVKVQDGKEVCRMSTRWRKS